A stretch of DNA from Catenulispora acidiphila DSM 44928:
GAGGTCTCCCGCATGCTGCATGCCAGGGCGCTACTACACCAGGAACACACCGACCCGGTCGGGATCACCAGGAGGAACCTGAAGATGGCTAAGCAACGTCGGCGTGCGGTGCTCGGAACGACCACGACGCTGGCGGTGACCGGCGGTGCGGTGTTCGGCGTCTACGCACTGTCCGGGCATGCGCAGGACAACGGCGGGACTCGCAGCGTGGGGCAGAACGTCGCTGCCGACTACACCGGGGCGGCGACCTGCCCGGCGACCGCGAAGGTCCCGGTGGACGTCCCGCGCGGCGCGACCACCACGCAGATCGCGAACGCGCTGTTCACCGCCGGTGTGGTGGCCAGTCCGCAGGCGTACGTCGATGCTGCTGACCGGAATCAGGGCTCTGTCGGCATCACCGCCGGAACCTATGCGATCTGCCCGCAGATCTCCGGCGCCAACGCGGTGCTGGAGCTGTCGAAGAAGTCGAACCTGTCGGACGCCTCGCAGATCATCGTGACCTCCCACGAGTGGTCGAAGGACGTCATCGCGAGCTTGGTCGACAAGCGGAAGTGGAAGCAGGCCGACTTCGACGCCGCGATCGCGAGCAACACGATCGGGCTGCCGGCGTGGTCGGTGGACTCCACGAGCCACAAGTTCACCGCCGAGGGCATGCTGGAGCCGGGGACGTACTCGATCACGTCGTCCGACACGCCGCAGAGCATCCTGTCGCAGATGGTCGCCAAGCGGATGACGTATTTCAAGAGCATCGACTTCGAGAACAAAGCTGCGAGTCTGGTCTGTGGCGCCGCGAAGTGCACGCCGGAGCAGGTGCTGACGATCGCCTCGATCGCCGAGGGCGAGGTCGCCGAACCCGGTGACGGCGCCCGCGTCGCCGAGGGTGTCTACGCGCGCTTGAAGGCCGGGGACTATCTCGCCGTGGACTCCACGGCGCTGTACGCCATCGGGCACCTCCCGGCCGGCCAGCTTCCGTCTGCCAAGCAGGTCCAGGATCCGAACAACCCGTACTCGACCTACGCGCCGCACCACGGTCTGCCGCCGACGCCGGTCTACATCACGTCCGACGACATGATCAAGTCCGCGCTCGCGCCGACCCACGACGGCACCTATTACTGGTGCGTCACCTCAACCGGTGCCCGCTTCTTCACCAAGGGCCAGGAGACGCAGCGCGATCAGGGCTGCTCGTAACGAGGACTATGTGGCGGCACGCCAGACGAGATGTCTGACGTGCCGCCTCGTTGTCGTCCCCTTATTCAGGGAGCTGACGAACTTCCAGCGCGGTCCGCAGCGCGTGCGCTTCTTCGTGTGAGAGCTGCTCCAGGAAGTGAACGAATGACACCGTTTGGTTGTCACTGGTCGCCAGCGCGTCGCACATGAGGCGCGCGGTGTAGTACTCCCGGGAGCCGACGGCCTCGTAGGCGTAGGCGCGGCCCGTGCGTTGGCGGCGGAGCCAGCCCTTGCGGCGCAGCTTCTCCATGACGGTGAGCACCGTGGTGTAGGCCAGTTCCCGGTCGGTGTTCAGGTCGGAGAGGACATCACGGACCAGGACCGGGCGATTGTGCCGCCAGACGCGGTCCATCACCTGAGCTTCCAGTTCGCCGAACTGCCGCAGAGCCACGACAGGCAGCGTAAACGAGTCGCAGAAGATTGTCGTGCGTCAGTGCGACTTCAGTATCTACTAGGTGCGGTAGTAGCTTTGATTTCATGGCTGTGCTGGACGAAGCGGATGCGGTAGGAGCGCTCTACTGTTGCGTTCCCAGGCGGGGCGATGAAGATCAGACGCCTGTTGACGTGCAGGAACGGCAGGGCCGCAAGTACGCTGCGGGCATCGGGATCACAGTGCCCGCACACCTGGTTTTCGCAGATCAGCGCCGTTCGGTGTGGAATCCGGGCAGTGTCCGACCCGGGTGGTCCGCGCTGCTTACGGCCGTGCGTAGTGGTCGCGTGCCGGCGGTCGTGGTGATCAAACCGGCGATGCTGGTCCGCCACCGCTCGGCCGACGCGGTCGAGTTGCTGATCGCCGCGCAGGAGCACGGCGTTGAGCTGTATTCCATGGGCGACGCCTTGGATCTGTCGGATCCCGAGGGTCGCGAGACCGCTTTGTCCCAAGCGCGCCAGCACGCCGGCAAGGCCGCGTCGCTGTCGAAGACGGTACAGAAGCTGCGGCGTCAGAATGCTGATGACGGTCGTCCGCACGGCGGCGGGCGGCGTGCCTACGGATACGGGCCCGGCATGCGCCCGCTGATCATCGACGAGGCCGAGACGGTCCGCGAGATGTACGCGCGCTACCTCGCCGGGGAGAGCCTGCGCGCGATCGCCGGCGACCTGAACACCCGCGGCATCCCGACCGTGACCGGCGCCAAGTGGACCACCGGCGGCGTCAGCCGGATCCTGGTCGCCCCGCGCTACGCGGGGTTGCGCGTCTTCCAGGGCGGCGTCGAGTCCATCGACGGCTTGCGGCAGGCGGTGTGGGAGCCCTGCGTCGACATCGAGGACTGGCGCCGCGCCCAAGCCGAACGCGCGGCACGCAGCGCGGCAACGGACCACCGCCCGCGCGCGGATTACCTGCTGACCGGACTCGTGGTCTGCGAACGCTGCCGCGACCACATGGTCGGCTCCATCGTCGGCGACTACCGCATGTACGCCTGCCCCTCCAAAAACAAGCCACTACCCGACCGCTGCAACCGCTACATAGCCGCCAAGTCGCTGGAGGACCACGTCCAGCAAGCCGCCGTCGACCTCCTGGAGAACACCGGCACCACCCCGGCACCCTCCGACCTCCCCGTCACCGTCCGCCGCGGCCCGGTGGGCACCCCCGGCCACCCCGACCGCTTCCGCACCGGCCACGGCCGCGTCGAGACCCAAAGCGCCAACGTCCTCGAAGGCGTCATCACCGGCCCCGAAGCCCCCGCCGCCTGGCAACGCCTCCCCGAACCCCGCCGCCGAGCCCTCCTCCGCTACCTGTTTGCCTCCATCGAAATAGGCGCCAAGACCACCAGCCGCAGCGTCTTCGACACCAGCCGCATCAAGATCCTGCCAGGCGTCCCGCTGAACGAGCGCCTGGTCGAGGACGCTTAGCGCTCGGCGGTCGCAAGTCCACCGGTCACAGATCCGGCGGTCACAGATCCGGCGGTCACAGATCCGGCGTGAGCCGACCAGCTTCCGGCGAGCACCCCTCGGCGAGCCAGAACATGTAGCCGCGCAGGTAGCGGTCGAGCCCGTCGTCGATGAAGGCGATGAACTCGCGGAGCCCGTGCGCGGCGTCGTGGTAGTGCCCGCGGTACTTCGGATGCGCGTTGGCTTCCCACTGCACCGCGAGATCGACGGCCCACGCACGGATCTCGCCGCGCTCGCGCCACCAGTCGCGGACTGCCTCCACGGTCCAGTGGTCATCGCCGTCGCAGGCGTAGCCGCTGTACAGCTCCAGCCGGGCGGCGTTCACCACGGCTTCGGTCCCGGCCGCGTTCACCGGCTGCCGGTAGACGAACTCCCAGCCGAAGCCGCCGCCCAGATCGTCGTCGTAGGCGATGTGGTCCGGTGCGTCCAGGCGGCCTGTCTGCAGGCTGTCGGTGCTCGCTGAGTAGAACGGTCCCGGAACGTTGCGCGGCTTGCGCTCGGCCCACTTGCCGGTGAA
This window harbors:
- a CDS encoding endolytic transglycosylase MltG, translating into MRDEEPGGLGGFADEVSRMLHARALLHQEHTDPVGITRRNLKMAKQRRRAVLGTTTTLAVTGGAVFGVYALSGHAQDNGGTRSVGQNVAADYTGAATCPATAKVPVDVPRGATTTQIANALFTAGVVASPQAYVDAADRNQGSVGITAGTYAICPQISGANAVLELSKKSNLSDASQIIVTSHEWSKDVIASLVDKRKWKQADFDAAIASNTIGLPAWSVDSTSHKFTAEGMLEPGTYSITSSDTPQSILSQMVAKRMTYFKSIDFENKAASLVCGAAKCTPEQVLTIASIAEGEVAEPGDGARVAEGVYARLKAGDYLAVDSTALYAIGHLPAGQLPSAKQVQDPNNPYSTYAPHHGLPPTPVYITSDDMIKSALAPTHDGTYYWCVTSTGARFFTKGQETQRDQGCS
- a CDS encoding BlaI/MecI/CopY family transcriptional regulator; translation: MALRQFGELEAQVMDRVWRHNRPVLVRDVLSDLNTDRELAYTTVLTVMEKLRRKGWLRRQRTGRAYAYEAVGSREYYTARLMCDALATSDNQTVSFVHFLEQLSHEEAHALRTALEVRQLPE
- a CDS encoding recombinase family protein, with protein sequence MAVLDEADAVGALYCCVPRRGDEDQTPVDVQERQGRKYAAGIGITVPAHLVFADQRRSVWNPGSVRPGWSALLTAVRSGRVPAVVVIKPAMLVRHRSADAVELLIAAQEHGVELYSMGDALDLSDPEGRETALSQARQHAGKAASLSKTVQKLRRQNADDGRPHGGGRRAYGYGPGMRPLIIDEAETVREMYARYLAGESLRAIAGDLNTRGIPTVTGAKWTTGGVSRILVAPRYAGLRVFQGGVESIDGLRQAVWEPCVDIEDWRRAQAERAARSAATDHRPRADYLLTGLVVCERCRDHMVGSIVGDYRMYACPSKNKPLPDRCNRYIAAKSLEDHVQQAAVDLLENTGTTPAPSDLPVTVRRGPVGTPGHPDRFRTGHGRVETQSANVLEGVITGPEAPAAWQRLPEPRRRALLRYLFASIEIGAKTTSRSVFDTSRIKILPGVPLNERLVEDA